The Daphnia pulicaria isolate SC F1-1A chromosome 12, SC_F0-13Bv2, whole genome shotgun sequence genome contains a region encoding:
- the LOC124316558 gene encoding uncharacterized protein LOC124316558 — MLSIQNCVPAFQVSPVPVACRRKRHDEIQDFTGEQFSIVPSETLKLMPTQLAPSSVRNTEEISSSKDDHIHYGETSTTDQHLRAKRFFFINKNQFVVSSTVTSYSFFSKTSTVTVNLINPPPAVQCAAEADGNGNGNGNGNGNGNGNGNGKPRVEKCVACLPAGFIVCPRAEG, encoded by the exons ATGTTATCCATTCAAAATTGCGTTCCGGCATTCCAAGTGTCACCTGTGCCTGTTGCTTGTCGCCGCAAGAGACATGATGAAATTCAAGATTTTACCGGAGAGCAGTTTTCCATTGTTCCTTCGGAAACTCTCAA ATTGATGCCAACACAACTTGCGCCATCATCGGTTCGAAACACAGAAGAAATTTCGTCGTCTAAAGACGACCACATCCACTACGGGGAAACATCGACAACAGACCAACACTTGAGAGCAAAAcggtttttcttcatcaacaaGAATCAATTTGTAGTGTCTTCTACTGTGACATCATactcatttttttccaaaacttCTACAGTAACTGTTAATCTTATCAATCCGCCACCAGCTGTTCAATGTGCAGCTGAAGCTGATGGTAATGGTAATGGTAATGGTAATGGTAATGGTAATGGTAATGGTAATGGTAATGGCAAACCTCGAGTAGAAAAATGCGTTGCCTGTTTGCCGGCAGGCTTCATCGTGTGCCCTCGAGCTGAGGGTTAA
- the LOC124316552 gene encoding uncharacterized protein LOC124316552 isoform X1 gives MTILTIKAILRSYVASHPQDPWILPDTASQDNKEPYGMNIMESKDVFGEGEFPDAQSRIKGFNRHRPLLFPAKSPKDPRVVINLASQSNFFIREMKMITFTMTSCVTIITSVQSCIPSADFSPVRLTGLVAGRDAKSSKFAASGRRNLNLPSLHLMYNLYGSFVTGGSDNDRKEFRPLDKRSDDQP, from the exons ATGACAATCTTGACAATCAAGGCTATCCTCCGTTCTTACGTCGCTTCACATCCGCAAGACCCATGGATACTGCCGGACACTGCCTCGCAA GACAACAAAGAACCTTATGGAATGAACATCATGGAATCTAAAGATGTTTTTGGTGAAGGTGAATTTCCAGATGCCCAGTCAAGAATCAAAGGTTTCAATCGACACCGGCCGTTATTATTCCCAGCCAAGTCGCCGAAAGACCCTCGAGTCGTCATCAATTTGGCCAGTCAATCCAATTTCTTCATcagagaaatgaaaatgatcaCCTTCACTATGACGTCGTGTGTGACCATTATTACTAGCGTCCAATCGTGCATTCCCAGTGCGGATTTTTCACCGGTGCGGCTGACAGGACTTGTCGCCGGAAGAGACGCGAAATCGTCGAAGTTCGCGGCTTCCGGTCGGAGGAATCTCAATTTGCCATCGCTCCATCTGATGTACAACC TCTACGGTTCTTTCGTCACGGGTGGATCCGATAACGACCGGAAAGAATTCCGGCCACTTGATAAACGATCAGATGATCAACCCTGA
- the LOC124316552 gene encoding uncharacterized protein LOC124316552 isoform X2 — MTILTIKAILRSYVASHPQDPWILPDTASQDNKEPYGMNIMESKDVFGEGEFPDAQSRIKGFNRHRPLLFPAKSPKDPRVVINLASQSNFFIREMKMITFTMTSCVTIITSVQSCIPSADFSPVRLTGLVAGRDAKSSKFAASGRRNLNLPSLHLMYNREYNKYVQMQL, encoded by the exons ATGACAATCTTGACAATCAAGGCTATCCTCCGTTCTTACGTCGCTTCACATCCGCAAGACCCATGGATACTGCCGGACACTGCCTCGCAA GACAACAAAGAACCTTATGGAATGAACATCATGGAATCTAAAGATGTTTTTGGTGAAGGTGAATTTCCAGATGCCCAGTCAAGAATCAAAGGTTTCAATCGACACCGGCCGTTATTATTCCCAGCCAAGTCGCCGAAAGACCCTCGAGTCGTCATCAATTTGGCCAGTCAATCCAATTTCTTCATcagagaaatgaaaatgatcaCCTTCACTATGACGTCGTGTGTGACCATTATTACTAGCGTCCAATCGTGCATTCCCAGTGCGGATTTTTCACCGGTGCGGCTGACAGGACTTGTCGCCGGAAGAGACGCGAAATCGTCGAAGTTCGCGGCTTCCGGTCGGAGGAATCTCAATTTGCCATCGCTCCATCTGATGTACAACCGTGAGTACAACAAATACGTACAAATGCAACTATGA